A stretch of DNA from Halobacteriovorax vibrionivorans:
GGAAATACATCTGCAATAGGAGCACATCCATCGTATACATGAGAGACCATGGCCTTACCATTGATCTGTGCAAGTGGTTTTCCGGGGAAGCGAGTCGAGGCGAATCTTGATGGTATTAATACCAAAGCTTTTAAGTTCATTATTTACCTTTTTGACAGTAAATATTATCAAAACTTAAGGGCCGTTGCAAAGTGTGATATTATAAATCTATGAAATACTTCAAGTTTGCGCAAGACGCCATTCTTCCCTTCATTTTATTGAGTTCCATGATTTTTGTTGCCAATACAATGGCCCAAAGTGTTTCAGAATCTATTATTACTGATCCATCAATTTCGAGAAGATGTGACGACCTAATGCAACAAAGACAGGATAAGGTTCAACATCGCCAAAGATTACTCTTTCTCTTGGATCGCAATAAGAATCTGCTTAAGGATGCACCAGATAATAAAGTTTCCATTGCAAAGAAGCTGCGTGCCAATCAATACAAAGTCATTCAAGAATTAAAGATCACCAATCTGAAAGTCATTAAACTTGAGGAACAAATCGTTCGTCGTGGCTGCCCTGGCCTGACACTCTAAATAACCTTAAAATTTGCCATCTCGAGTCATGCAAGACATAATTTTCATGCACACATTATAAAGTTTTATTTATATTTGAGAGGGATTTCTTATATGACACGTTCTTTAGGCATTATTATCGCCTTTTGCTTGCTCTATACCAATAATTTACATGCTATAGATGATGAACAATCTCCAGAGATTTTCATACAAGAGGCAAATGACTCAACCACAACACAAACCTATCGCCCACTCGATTTCGGAACAGTCATTGAGCAAGGGATGAGAAAATACCAGGCCAATATTATTCGACGTAAGAATATTGAGATCTCAAAGAATAAGTTAAAAGATGTAAAAGAATCTTTTTGGACACCAAATCCAAAGATTACTCTTCAGTTAAACCCACAACGAATTGGAACTCTTAAGACAGGAAGTGAAAGTGCAAGTCGCATAACCAAAGATGCAAGTGGTGCCCTGGCCTTAGAATTGGGAGAATACACTCTATTTAACTGGGGAAAGGATTACTTAAACTTTAAAAATGAAAAAGAATCACTTGAAAGAGAGATACAAAGAGACAAGGAAGACCTACGTGAATTCAAACAGGAGCTTGTTCGCCAATATGTTGAACTCATTCACGCAAAAGACTTGAAGGTCATAACTCGTCAGTACCTACAAAGTGCAACGCTTGTGTATCGTCTTAACCGTGAGAAAGTCCTACAAAAGAAGATCACAAAACATGAATACTACCAAGCACGCTCTGAATACTTAAGGGCCCAAGAGCATTACACAAGAGCAAAAACTAACGAAGCGATTCAAAATGAAAATATGGCAAAGCTGTTAGACGATGCTCCAGGAACTCTATATCTGATAAAAGATGATTATGAGTATTCAAAAACGACTTATAATCGCGAGAATGCCATGGCAACGGCCAGAAAGTTTTCTCCTTTTATTCTTGATCGCCAAGTGGATTCAAATATAAAAGCAAGAGAATATGAAATCGCTTTAAGAGATAATCTTCCCCTACCAAAGATTTCAGTAAATTTTGGAACTTATGCTCACGGCTTCAGTGGTTCAAATGTCGGGACAGATTACTATACAAGCTCTGCCGGTGATTCCAATATTGATCTTGTTGCTAGCTTAAACGCGAGTTGGACCTTATTTGGTGATGGTGGACTATTTAACCGTAGAAAAGTTGCCAATGCCAGACTAGAAAAAGAGAAGGCCGTATATAACTTAAGCCTTACAAGAAGAAAGGTTGAAGAGGCCATCGTTAATATCTTCAATTTTCTAAACTCAACAGTAGAGCAAT
This window harbors:
- a CDS encoding TolC family protein encodes the protein MTRSLGIIIAFCLLYTNNLHAIDDEQSPEIFIQEANDSTTTQTYRPLDFGTVIEQGMRKYQANIIRRKNIEISKNKLKDVKESFWTPNPKITLQLNPQRIGTLKTGSESASRITKDASGALALELGEYTLFNWGKDYLNFKNEKESLEREIQRDKEDLREFKQELVRQYVELIHAKDLKVITRQYLQSATLVYRLNREKVLQKKITKHEYYQARSEYLRAQEHYTRAKTNEAIQNENMAKLLDDAPGTLYLIKDDYEYSKTTYNRENAMATARKFSPFILDRQVDSNIKAREYEIALRDNLPLPKISVNFGTYAHGFSGSNVGTDYYTSSAGDSNIDLVASLNASWTLFGDGGLFNRRKVANARLEKEKAVYNLSLTRRKVEEAIVNIFNFLNSTVEQLEIIKSRNDSLKKRMDTALNQYSKRKTRFLEYQMAMEDYYESLNRESILKYQYLVKRIELAQIIGVENLPDQTFDKAIVKGGGR